Part of the Pseudomonadota bacterium genome, GACGAGCCGGTTTCAGTAATTTCTATAATCGCATCCGCCAGATGCGGCACCTTGACCTCGGTCGCGCCATAGGAATACTCAACCTTGGCCGCAACACCGTTTTCCGCCAGATATTTCCGGGCCAGATTAACCACCTCGGTGGCAATGGTCTTGCCTTCGAGATCCTTAACCCCACGAATCGCACTGCCCTCCTTGGCGGCCAGCACCCAACGAACCTTGTTAAAGGTTGCTTTGGCATACTGCAATTCAGTCATCTCAACGACATCGGCCCCATTTTCGACCACCCAATCATGTCCGGTGATACCGATATCAAGAATACCGCTTTCCACATAACGCGCCATCTCCTGAGCCCGAATCAGCATGCATTCAATCTCCGGATCATCAATTGACGGAAAATATGAACGGGAGCTGGTGGTTATCTTGTAGCCGGCGTTTTTAAAAAGATCGATGGTCGCGTCCTGCAGTGACCCTTTCGGGATACCTACTCGTAATTTCATTTTGTTTCTATCCTTTGTCTATTTCTTGCCGTAGACCTTTTCCGGGTCAAAGACCTTTTCCGTTTTAATGATCTTCTCGCTGCCATCAGACTCCACCCGAGTATAAAAGCAGCTGTTATAGCCGACATGGCAGGCGGCCCCACCGATCTGTTCGACCTTTAGAACAACCGCGTCCCGGTCGCAGTCGACCAGAATTTCCTTGACCACCTGGACATTGCCGGATTCTTCCCCCTTACGCCAGAGTCGCTGCCGACTGCGGCTGAAATAACAGGCCCGACCACTTTTTAAGGTTTCCTCCCAAGAGGCCGCATTCATAAATGCCAGCATCAAAACCTCGCCGGTCTGATAATCCTGAGCCACCGCCGTAATCAAACCATCTAATTTACTAAAATCCAAAGGCTTCATTTTCATCTCACCTATTCCCTGTCATCATTTTTGCGGATGCAGATACGCATCAACCTTTTTCACGGCACAGAATTCACCACACATGGTGCAGACCTCAGCGTCAGCCGGCTGGCTCTGTTCACGCCGAGCCCGGGCCCGCACCGGATCAAGAGCAAGCTCAATTTGTCCCGGCCAATCCAATTTTTTTCTTTTCTCCGCCATGCGGCGATCCCAGTCCAGCGCCCCGGGCAGCCCCCGGGCGATATCACCGGCATGAGCCGCAATCAAAGAAGCGATTACCCCTTCCCGCACATCCTCGACATTGGGCAGACAGAGATGTTCCGCCGGGGTGACGTAACAAAGAAAATCCGCTCCCGCTGCGGCCGCCACCGCCCCGCCGATCGCCGCCGTGATATGGTCATAGCCCGGAGCGACATCGGTTACCAAGGGCCCGAGAACATAAAAAGGAGCGCCTTTGCAGAGAGTTTTCTGGATTTTCATGTTACTTTCAATCTGGTTGAGAGGCACATGTCCCGG contains:
- a CDS encoding ATP phosphoribosyltransferase, encoding MKLRVGIPKGSLQDATIDLFKNAGYKITTSSRSYFPSIDDPEIECMLIRAQEMARYVESGILDIGITGHDWVVENGADVVEMTELQYAKATFNKVRWVLAAKEGSAIRGVKDLEGKTIATEVVNLARKYLAENGVAAKVEYSYGATEVKVPHLADAIIEITETGSSLKANNLEILDTVLETTTVLIANHKTLTVDWKKEKVERLIMLLQSALESRSRVGVMFNIEKSKLQEAIKLLPPAKVPTISNLMDENWVDLFVVLQKSVVRDILPTLKALGAHGIVEFPLSKYIE
- the hisI gene encoding phosphoribosyl-AMP cyclohydrolase, yielding MKPLDFSKLDGLITAVAQDYQTGEVLMLAFMNAASWEETLKSGRACYFSRSRQRLWRKGEESGNVQVVKEILVDCDRDAVVLKVEQIGGAACHVGYNSCFYTRVESDGSEKIIKTEKVFDPEKVYGKK